The following coding sequences are from one Paracoccus alcaliphilus window:
- the otsB gene encoding trehalose-phosphatase → MLPPKIPADAALFLDFDGCLVEIAPTPDAISVPPALPGALARLYRRLDGAVALISGRSASELRGFLPDFPGIVAGSHGAELSLPGQPIRPIDDEGVDVGALQRRVAALAAEHPGLLVEAKPHGVALHYRAAPELGCWVTQTMQALAGDYPSLVLQPAKMAVELRPASAGKDRALALLMQHPPFAGRLAIYAGDDLTDEAAIAEAQDRGGIGIKVGPGDSVARHRLADPNAMLRWLEDAA, encoded by the coding sequence ATGCTGCCCCCCAAGATCCCTGCCGATGCTGCCCTGTTTCTGGATTTCGATGGCTGCCTGGTAGAGATCGCCCCAACCCCCGATGCGATTTCCGTGCCCCCCGCGCTGCCGGGGGCGCTGGCGCGGCTGTATCGGCGGCTGGATGGGGCGGTGGCGCTGATCTCGGGGCGTTCGGCCAGTGAATTGCGGGGCTTTCTGCCCGATTTTCCCGGCATTGTCGCCGGCAGCCACGGGGCCGAACTCTCGCTGCCGGGCCAGCCCATCCGCCCGATTGACGATGAGGGGGTGGATGTCGGCGCCCTGCAACGGCGGGTCGCGGCGCTGGCGGCAGAGCATCCCGGCCTGCTGGTCGAAGCCAAGCCGCATGGCGTGGCGTTGCATTACCGCGCCGCCCCCGAACTGGGATGCTGGGTCACCCAGACCATGCAGGCGTTGGCCGGGGACTATCCCTCGCTGGTGCTGCAACCGGCCAAGATGGCGGTCGAGCTGCGTCCGGCCTCGGCGGGCAAGGACCGGGCGCTGGCGCTGCTGATGCAGCATCCGCCCTTTGCCGGGCGGCTTGCGATCTATGCCGGGGACGACCTGACGGACGAGGCCGCCATCGCCGAGGCGCAGGATCGCGGTGGCATCGGCATCAAGGTCGGGCCCGGCGACAGCGTGGCCCGCCACCGTCTGGCCGACCCGAACGCCATGCTGCGCTGGCTGGAGGATGCGGCATGA
- a CDS encoding alpha,alpha-trehalose-phosphate synthase (UDP-forming), with the protein MSGGRLVVVSNRLPLGENPSGGLVVALEDALKTSGGLWIGFSGEAAQVASDHLVFHDGASFGRASFDLTQADFDSYYLGFSNSVLWPMCHGRADLSHILPEYLEGYRRVNARIADLMLPHLRPDDRIWVQDYQLFPLAAELRKRGVTGTIGHFLHIPFPGPADCAALPNPAELFEWLSHYDLLGFQAQRDLSNLSESARQLMDVEPLGHDRMRLGGRLVRLGVFPVGIDTAAFMQEARDAPDEDRMRTLTGAQMMIGVDRLDYSKGIPQRFRAFQILLENHPDMIERIAFLQIAPPTREAVAAYRDIREETEHLAGRINGEYATINWTPIRFIHRSLPRRILAGLYRQAHIGLVTPLADGMNLVAKEYVAAQNVTNPGVLILSRFAGAADTMQEALVINPHDPWELAEAMAIAMRMGANERRRRHAALLRDVVEHDVGWWSATYLDALEQAAAERGQVVDVSSTDQQDQSDPFVQR; encoded by the coding sequence ATGAGCGGTGGACGTCTGGTCGTCGTCTCGAACCGGCTGCCCCTGGGTGAAAACCCCTCGGGCGGGCTGGTCGTGGCGCTGGAGGATGCGCTGAAGACCTCGGGCGGGCTGTGGATCGGCTTTTCGGGCGAAGCCGCGCAGGTGGCTTCGGATCATCTGGTCTTTCACGACGGGGCGTCGTTCGGGCGCGCCTCGTTCGATCTGACGCAGGCGGATTTCGACAGCTATTATCTGGGGTTTTCCAATTCGGTGCTGTGGCCGATGTGTCATGGCCGCGCCGATCTGTCCCATATCCTGCCGGAATATCTGGAAGGCTATCGCCGGGTGAATGCCCGCATCGCCGATCTGATGCTGCCGCATCTGCGTCCCGACGACCGCATCTGGGTGCAGGATTACCAACTGTTCCCGCTGGCCGCCGAATTGCGCAAGCGCGGCGTGACCGGCACCATCGGGCATTTCCTGCATATCCCCTTTCCCGGTCCCGCCGACTGCGCCGCCCTGCCCAACCCGGCCGAGCTGTTTGAATGGCTGTCGCATTACGATCTGCTGGGCTTTCAGGCGCAGCGCGACCTGTCGAACCTGTCCGAAAGCGCCCGGCAGCTGATGGATGTCGAGCCATTGGGCCATGACCGCATGCGGCTGGGCGGGCGGCTGGTGCGGCTGGGCGTCTTTCCCGTCGGCATCGACACGGCCGCCTTCATGCAAGAAGCCCGCGATGCCCCGGACGAGGACCGAATGCGGACCCTGACCGGCGCGCAGATGATGATCGGCGTTGACCGTCTGGACTATTCCAAGGGCATCCCGCAGCGGTTCCGTGCCTTCCAGATCCTGCTGGAAAACCACCCCGACATGATCGAGCGCATCGCGTTCCTGCAGATCGCGCCCCCCACGCGCGAGGCGGTGGCGGCCTATCGCGACATCCGCGAGGAAACCGAGCATCTGGCCGGGCGCATCAATGGCGAATATGCGACGATCAACTGGACGCCGATCCGCTTCATCCACCGTTCCCTGCCGCGGCGGATTCTGGCGGGGCTGTATCGGCAGGCGCATATCGGGCTGGTGACGCCGCTGGCCGACGGGATGAACCTTGTGGCCAAGGAATATGTCGCGGCGCAGAACGTCACCAATCCGGGCGTGCTGATCCTGTCGCGCTTTGCCGGCGCCGCCGATACCATGCAAGAGGCGCTGGTGATCAACCCCCATGACCCGTGGGAACTGGCCGAGGCGATGGCAATCGCCATGCGGATGGGCGCCAACGAACGCCGCCGCCGCCATGCCGCGCTGCTGCGCGATGTGGTCGAACATGATGTCGGCTGGTGGTCGGCCACTTATCTGGACGCGCTGGAACAGGCGGCGGCGGAACGCGGCCAGGTTGTTGATGTATCGTCAACAGATCAACAGGACCAGTCTGATCCGTTTGTTCAGCGATGA
- a CDS encoding ribonuclease D, translating to MSIHLYQNDLPEDLKLGPVVAIDTETMGLDPRRDRLCLVQMSSGDGDAHLVQIERGQTEAPNLCRMLTDAKVLKLFHFGRFDVAALENAFGVVTSPVWCTKIASKLVRTYTDRHGLKYLLSELVGVDISKQQQTSDWGAADLSDAQLEYAASDVLYLHKLKDVLEERLRRENRMGLAQACFDFLPARAHLDLLGWGDEKDIFHH from the coding sequence ATGAGCATCCATCTTTATCAGAACGATCTGCCCGAGGATCTGAAGCTGGGGCCGGTCGTGGCCATCGATACCGAAACCATGGGACTGGATCCGCGCCGCGACCGGCTGTGTCTGGTACAGATGTCATCGGGCGATGGCGATGCGCATCTGGTCCAGATCGAGCGCGGTCAGACCGAGGCGCCGAACCTGTGCCGGATGCTGACCGATGCCAAGGTGCTGAAGCTGTTCCATTTCGGGCGCTTCGACGTGGCGGCGCTGGAAAATGCCTTCGGCGTCGTGACCTCGCCCGTTTGGTGCACCAAGATCGCCTCGAAGCTGGTCAGGACCTATACCGACCGGCATGGGCTTAAATATCTGCTGAGCGAGTTGGTCGGTGTCGATATCAGCAAGCAGCAGCAGACCAGCGACTGGGGCGCGGCGGATCTGTCGGATGCGCAACTGGAATATGCGGCATCCGACGTGCTGTATCTGCACAAGCTGAAGGATGTGCTGGAAGAGCGGCTGCGGCGCGAGAACCGCATGGGGCTGGCGCAGGCCTGTTTCGACTTTCTGCCGGCGCGGGCGCATCTGGACCTGCTGGGCTGGGGGGATGAAAAGGACATCTTCCACCACTAG
- a CDS encoding KpsF/GutQ family sugar-phosphate isomerase, which yields MTQDYIETARRVILTEADALGLLADGLGPEFTEAVDRILAVKGRVIVSGMGKSGHVARKIAATLASTGTPAQFVHPAEASHGDLGMVTEADLALVLSNSGETPELADLIAHTRRFRIPLIGVASRAGSTLLRQADVALVLPAAEEACGNGIVPTTSTTMTLALGDAIAIALMEHRKFTAEHFRTFHPGGKLGALLSKVGDLMHRDMPLVRDDAPMSEALLVISQKGYGVTGVTDADGRLAGIITDGDLRRHMQGLLDRSAAEVMTRNPRIIAPDALAEAALAEMQSRKITCLFVSEGGRPCGILHIHDCLRAGLV from the coding sequence TTGACGCAGGACTATATCGAGACGGCGCGGCGGGTGATTCTGACCGAGGCGGATGCGCTGGGGTTGCTGGCGGATGGTCTGGGGCCGGAATTCACCGAGGCCGTGGACCGGATTCTGGCGGTCAAAGGTCGGGTGATCGTGTCGGGAATGGGCAAATCGGGCCATGTCGCTAGGAAGATCGCGGCGACGCTGGCCTCGACCGGGACACCGGCGCAGTTCGTGCATCCTGCCGAGGCGAGCCATGGCGATCTGGGGATGGTCACCGAGGCCGATCTGGCGCTGGTGCTGTCCAACAGCGGCGAGACGCCGGAACTGGCCGATCTGATCGCGCATACGCGGCGGTTCCGGATTCCGCTGATCGGGGTTGCGTCGCGCGCCGGATCGACGTTGCTGCGGCAGGCCGATGTGGCGCTGGTGCTGCCGGCGGCCGAGGAGGCCTGCGGCAATGGCATCGTGCCGACGACCTCGACCACGATGACGCTGGCTTTGGGGGACGCGATCGCCATCGCGCTGATGGAGCACCGCAAGTTCACCGCCGAGCATTTCCGCACCTTCCATCCCGGTGGCAAGCTGGGTGCGCTGCTGTCGAAGGTCGGCGATCTGATGCATCGCGACATGCCGCTGGTGCGGGACGATGCGCCGATGTCCGAGGCGCTGCTGGTGATCAGCCAGAAGGGCTATGGCGTGACCGGCGTGACCGATGCCGATGGCAGGCTGGCGGGTATCATCACCGACGGCGACCTGCGTCGTCACATGCAGGGTCTGCTGGACCGCAGCGCCGCCGAGGTGATGACCCGCAATCCGCGCATCATCGCGCCCGACGCGCTGGCCGAGGCGGCGCTGGCCGAGATGCAGTCGCGCAAGATCACCTGTCTGTTCGTATCCGAGGGCGGGCGCCCCTGCGGCATCCTGCATATCCATGACTGTCTGCGCGCAGGGCTGGTCTGA
- the lptA gene encoding lipopolysaccharide transport periplasmic protein LptA, with the protein MLRAVMIALLLSAGPAAAQSVAFGGMQQDRSAPVEVSADNLAVNQADGSAVFTGNVVIGQGAMRLAAERVTVIYGEGGQDRIKALQAEGSVTLVSGDDAAEAGAADYDVETGVVVLTGDVVLTQGRNVLTGDRVRVDIGAGTAQVDGRVRSVLQPEGN; encoded by the coding sequence ATGCTGCGCGCCGTGATGATTGCCCTGCTTCTGTCGGCCGGTCCCGCCGCCGCGCAGAGCGTCGCCTTCGGTGGCATGCAGCAGGACCGTTCTGCCCCGGTCGAGGTTTCGGCCGACAATCTGGCGGTCAATCAGGCCGATGGCAGCGCCGTCTTTACCGGCAATGTGGTGATCGGGCAGGGCGCCATGCGGCTGGCGGCCGAGCGTGTGACGGTCATCTATGGCGAGGGCGGGCAGGACCGGATCAAGGCGTTGCAGGCCGAAGGTTCGGTCACGCTGGTCAGCGGCGATGATGCCGCCGAGGCCGGGGCCGCCGATTACGATGTCGAAACCGGGGTGGTCGTGCTGACCGGCGATGTGGTGCTGACACAGGGCCGCAACGTGCTGACCGGCGACCGGGTCCGGGTCGATATCGGCGCGGGCACGGCGCAGGTCGATGGCCGCGTCCGTTCGGTCCTGCAACCCGAGGGGAACTGA
- the lptB gene encoding LPS export ABC transporter ATP-binding protein — protein MDESSRMGERAGPTGLAVRGLRKSYRNRPVIRDVSVDLMRGEVVALLGPNGSGKTTCFYCIAGLVPLDAGQVMIDGQDATRLPMFRRARMGIGYLPQEMSIFRGLTVEQNIMAVLEVAQTDPHHRRDRLEELLGDFSITHLRGAPALALSGGERRRVEIARCLASNPGYLLLDEPFAGVDPIAVGEIRELVHDLKSRGIGVLITDHNVRETLGIVDRAYILHDGHVLMSGTTAQIVEDPRVRQVYLGESFSMG, from the coding sequence ATGGACGAATCGTCTCGCATGGGGGAACGGGCGGGGCCGACCGGGCTGGCGGTGCGCGGGTTGCGCAAGTCCTATCGCAACCGGCCGGTGATTCGGGACGTCTCGGTCGATCTGATGCGGGGCGAGGTCGTCGCGCTGCTGGGGCCGAACGGTTCGGGCAAGACCACCTGTTTTTACTGCATCGCCGGGCTGGTGCCGCTTGATGCCGGGCAGGTGATGATCGACGGGCAGGATGCGACCCGGCTGCCGATGTTTCGCCGGGCGCGGATGGGAATCGGCTATCTGCCGCAGGAAATGTCGATCTTTCGTGGGTTGACGGTCGAGCAGAACATCATGGCCGTGCTGGAGGTGGCGCAGACCGATCCGCATCACCGCCGCGACCGGCTGGAGGAGTTGCTGGGCGATTTCTCGATCACCCATCTGCGCGGCGCCCCGGCGCTGGCGTTGTCGGGGGGCGAGCGTCGCCGGGTCGAGATCGCGCGCTGTCTGGCCTCGAATCCCGGCTATCTGCTGCTGGACGAACCCTTTGCGGGCGTCGATCCGATAGCCGTGGGCGAGATCCGCGAGCTGGTCCATGATCTGAAATCGCGCGGAATCGGGGTGCTGATCACCGATCACAATGTGCGCGAGACACTGGGAATCGTCGATCGGGCCTATATCCTGCATGATGGCCATGTGCTGATGTCGGGCACCACCGCGCAGATCGTCGAGGATCCGCGCGTCAGGCAGGTTTATCTGGGCGAAAGCTTCTCGATGGGCTGA
- the hpf gene encoding ribosome hibernation-promoting factor, HPF/YfiA family yields the protein MRYTISGKHIDVGDALTTHVETELGETIIKYSQRPTDATVTFSRDAHQYLCDAVVHLSTGLTVQARAAATEVYAAFEACREKMDKQLRRYKRRLKDHHKDRSGPVEFGAAGMYVLAADEDEWESHDAGLQPIIIAEMEARVPTLSVGDAVMQMELAGTPLLVFRNEKHGGVNVVHRREDGNVGWIDPRGNG from the coding sequence ATGCGCTATACCATCAGCGGAAAACACATCGATGTCGGCGACGCGCTTACCACGCATGTCGAGACCGAACTGGGCGAGACGATCATCAAGTACTCGCAGCGCCCGACCGACGCCACGGTCACCTTTTCCCGTGATGCGCATCAGTATCTGTGCGACGCCGTCGTACATCTGTCCACCGGGCTGACGGTTCAGGCCCGCGCCGCCGCGACCGAGGTCTATGCCGCGTTCGAGGCCTGCCGCGAGAAGATGGACAAGCAGCTGCGCCGTTACAAGCGCCGCCTGAAGGACCACCACAAGGATCGCTCGGGGCCTGTTGAATTCGGTGCGGCGGGCATGTATGTGCTGGCCGCTGATGAGGATGAATGGGAATCGCATGACGCAGGTCTGCAACCAATCATCATCGCGGAAATGGAAGCGCGTGTGCCGACCCTGTCGGTCGGTGACGCGGTCATGCAGATGGAGCTTGCCGGAACGCCGCTGCTGGTGTTCCGCAACGAGAAACATGGCGGCGTCAACGTCGTCCACCGCCGGGAGGACGGCAATGTCGGGTGGATCGATCCGCGTGGCAATGGATAG
- a CDS encoding PTS sugar transporter subunit IIA — MQLSDIIRPGAVRSFGQVTSKKRLFQELAELAQSEYGLNAPEVLDALQERESLGPTGVGHGVALPHARLHGLDKVVGLFIRLEKPLDFDAVDRQPVDLVFGLLAPETGGVDHLKALALVSRTLRDADLRSKLRANEDPTALHAVLAAAQGIKAA; from the coding sequence ATGCAACTCAGCGATATCATCAGGCCAGGTGCCGTCCGTTCCTTTGGTCAGGTTACTTCGAAGAAACGGCTGTTTCAGGAACTGGCAGAACTGGCGCAAAGCGAATACGGGCTGAACGCGCCCGAGGTTCTGGACGCGCTTCAGGAACGCGAAAGCCTGGGCCCCACGGGCGTCGGGCATGGCGTGGCCCTGCCACATGCGCGGCTGCACGGGCTGGACAAGGTCGTCGGCCTGTTCATCCGGCTGGAAAAGCCGCTGGATTTCGATGCCGTTGACCGCCAGCCGGTCGACCTGGTTTTTGGCCTGCTGGCCCCGGAAACCGGCGGCGTCGATCATCTGAAGGCTTTGGCACTGGTTTCTCGTACCTTGCGGGACGCCGATCTGCGCAGCAAGCTGCGCGCGAACGAGGACCCCACCGCGCTTCATGCGGTTCTGGCGGCGGCACAGGGGATCAAGGCCGCCTGA
- a CDS encoding branched-chain amino acid aminotransferase: MTAAYDDRDGKIWMDGELIDWRDAKVHILTHALHYASSVFEGERCYDGKIFKGHEHSLRLIESARLLDMQSPYTAEQIDQAKKEVLEANGFTNAYVRAVMWRGSGLDMGVSAARNPVRMAISAWEWGSYYGDAKWQGAKLDVAKWKRPSPETIPTAAKAAGLYMICTMSKHAAEAKGCSDALFMDWRGYVAEATGANIFFVKDGEVHTPLADAILNGITRQTIIQMLKDKGTPVHERHIKPEELEGFQECFLTGTAAEVTPVGEIGDWRFQVGRTTRDIAEAYEKLVRA, from the coding sequence ATGACTGCGGCATATGACGATCGCGACGGCAAGATCTGGATGGATGGCGAACTGATCGACTGGCGCGACGCGAAGGTGCATATTCTGACCCATGCGCTGCACTATGCCAGTTCGGTATTCGAGGGCGAACGCTGCTATGACGGCAAGATCTTCAAGGGGCATGAACATTCGCTGCGGCTGATCGAATCGGCCCGGCTGCTGGACATGCAGTCCCCCTATACCGCCGAACAGATCGACCAGGCGAAGAAAGAGGTGCTGGAGGCCAACGGCTTTACCAATGCCTATGTGCGCGCGGTGATGTGGCGCGGATCGGGGCTGGATATGGGCGTCTCGGCGGCGCGCAACCCGGTGCGCATGGCGATCTCGGCATGGGAATGGGGCAGTTATTACGGCGATGCGAAATGGCAGGGCGCGAAGCTGGACGTGGCGAAATGGAAGCGTCCCAGCCCGGAAACCATCCCCACCGCTGCCAAGGCCGCCGGTCTTTACATGATCTGCACCATGTCCAAGCACGCGGCCGAGGCCAAGGGCTGTTCGGACGCGCTGTTCATGGACTGGCGCGGCTATGTGGCCGAGGCGACGGGCGCCAACATCTTTTTCGTCAAGGATGGCGAGGTGCATACGCCGCTGGCCGACGCGATCCTGAACGGCATCACCCGCCAGACCATCATCCAGATGCTGAAGGACAAGGGCACGCCCGTTCACGAACGTCACATCAAGCCCGAAGAGCTGGAAGGGTTCCAGGAGTGTTTCCTGACCGGCACCGCCGCCGAAGTGACCCCGGTCGGAGAGATCGGCGACTGGCGTTTCCAGGTGGGCCGCACCACCCGCGACATCGCCGAAGCCTATGAGAAACTGGTCCGGGCCTGA
- a CDS encoding MarR family transcriptional regulator → MQENVRITPLGSEDLLFLTDDQLRRGIEAMYFAYRAFTADPDMILTDLDYGRAHHRALHFINRDQGLTVTSLLMVLGVTKQSLNRVLRTLIDDGLVESRVGRRDRRERLLHLTPKGVALERRLSEAQRARMRAAYRKAGPQAVAGFRMVLEAMMDPEMRSQYQSMKDQPE, encoded by the coding sequence ATGCAGGAGAATGTGCGAATTACGCCTCTGGGCAGCGAAGACCTGCTGTTTCTGACCGATGACCAGCTGCGACGGGGCATCGAGGCCATGTATTTTGCCTATCGTGCCTTCACCGCCGATCCCGACATGATCCTGACCGATCTGGATTATGGCCGGGCGCATCACCGGGCGCTGCATTTCATCAATCGCGATCAGGGGCTGACGGTGACGTCGCTGCTGATGGTTCTGGGCGTCACCAAGCAATCGCTGAACCGGGTGCTGCGGACGCTGATCGATGACGGGCTGGTCGAAAGCCGCGTCGGCAGGCGTGACCGGCGCGAACGGCTGCTGCATCTGACGCCCAAGGGCGTGGCGCTGGAACGCCGCCTGTCCGAGGCGCAGCGGGCGCGGATGCGTGCCGCCTATCGCAAGGCCGGGCCGCAGGCGGTCGCGGGCTTTCGCATGGTGCTGGAGGCGATGATGGACCCCGAGATGCGTTCACAGTATCAGTCGATGAAGGACCAGCCCGAATAG
- a CDS encoding response regulator: MTSPDAHLLIVDDDERIRSLLGRFLRRNGYMVTTASDAAQARRLLKGLEFDLIVLDVMMPGEDGISLTRDLRKVLDTPILLLTAKGEIEDRIAGLEGGADDYLSKPFEPRELLLRIAAILRRIPAADHSQPKFLTLGALRYDTEKGELWQNDTHIRLTGTEQALLRRLAASRGQSVSRAELIEDMGRGPSAEEGENSERAIDVQITRLRRKLEPDPKEPRFLQTVRGTGYMLVTD, translated from the coding sequence ATGACCAGCCCCGACGCCCATCTTCTGATCGTCGATGACGATGAACGGATCCGTTCACTGCTGGGGCGTTTCCTGCGGCGCAACGGCTATATGGTGACCACCGCCAGCGATGCGGCACAGGCGCGGCGATTGCTCAAGGGTCTGGAATTCGATCTGATCGTGCTGGACGTGATGATGCCGGGCGAGGATGGCATTTCGCTGACCCGCGACCTGCGCAAGGTGCTGGACACGCCGATCCTGCTGCTGACCGCGAAGGGAGAGATCGAGGACCGTATCGCCGGGCTGGAAGGCGGCGCCGATGATTACCTGTCCAAACCGTTCGAGCCGCGGGAGCTGTTGCTGCGAATCGCCGCGATCCTGCGCCGGATTCCCGCCGCCGATCATTCGCAGCCGAAATTCCTGACCCTTGGCGCGCTGCGCTATGACACGGAAAAGGGTGAGTTGTGGCAGAACGACACCCATATCCGGCTGACCGGCACCGAACAGGCGCTGTTGCGGCGTCTGGCCGCCAGCCGCGGCCAATCGGTCAGCCGCGCCGAACTGATCGAGGATATGGGCCGCGGCCCCTCGGCCGAGGAAGGCGAGAATTCCGAACGCGCCATTGACGTGCAGATCACCCGCCTGCGCCGCAAGCTGGAGCCCGACCCGAAAGAGCCGCGCTTTCTGCAAACCGTGCGCGGCACCGGCTATATGCTGGTCACCGACTGA
- a CDS encoding uracil-DNA glycosylase, translated as MDAKPTYQGIDLDAETALALLAWQAELGVDEPILDSPLDRFELAPRARALTPPPSPAAPPPRRPAPQDDLAARVAEAEALAAAADTLEALATAQQGFDGIELKKGARNFCFSDGNPKARVMILGEAPGDEEDRQGRPFVGRAGQFLDRMFAAIGLARDAVDAEKALYITNVLTWRPPGNRDPEQAEIALALPFVRRHVELAAPDLIVLMGNISCQAALGRRGILRLRGTWVQAFDRPALPMTHPAYLLRTPAAKREAWADLLSIAARLEGDAT; from the coding sequence ATGGATGCCAAGCCGACATATCAGGGAATCGATCTGGACGCCGAGACCGCGCTGGCCCTGCTGGCGTGGCAGGCCGAACTTGGCGTGGATGAACCCATATTGGACAGCCCGCTGGACCGGTTCGAACTGGCCCCCCGCGCGCGTGCCCTGACCCCGCCGCCTTCGCCCGCCGCGCCGCCGCCGCGCCGCCCGGCCCCGCAGGACGATCTGGCCGCCCGCGTGGCCGAAGCCGAAGCCCTTGCCGCCGCCGCCGATACGCTGGAGGCACTGGCCACGGCGCAGCAGGGTTTCGACGGAATCGAGCTTAAGAAGGGCGCGCGGAACTTCTGCTTCTCGGACGGCAATCCGAAGGCGCGGGTGATGATCCTGGGCGAGGCTCCGGGCGATGAAGAGGACCGTCAGGGCCGCCCCTTCGTCGGTCGCGCCGGGCAGTTTCTGGACCGGATGTTCGCCGCCATCGGTCTGGCCCGTGACGCGGTGGATGCGGAAAAGGCGCTCTATATCACCAATGTCCTGACATGGCGTCCGCCGGGCAACCGCGATCCTGAACAGGCCGAAATCGCCTTGGCGCTGCCCTTCGTCCGCCGCCATGTGGAACTGGCCGCGCCGGATCTGATCGTGCTGATGGGCAATATCTCCTGTCAGGCGGCGCTGGGGCGACGCGGTATCCTGCGGCTGCGCGGGACATGGGTGCAGGCCTTCGACCGCCCGGCGCTGCCGATGACCCATCCGGCCTATCTGCTGCGCACCCCCGCCGCCAAGCGCGAGGCATGGGCCGATCTGCTTTCCATCGCCGCCCGGCTGGAGGGCGACGCCACCTGA